The following proteins come from a genomic window of Alphaproteobacteria bacterium:
- the rplM gene encoding 50S ribosomal protein L13, with the protein MHTKSLKAKEIDKKWVLVDAENLVLGRMASVIAMRLKGKHKPSYTPHMDCGDNVVVINADKVHLTGKKMEDKVFYRHTGYPGGIKEENAKERLQGHHPETLVKKAVERMLSKGPLRNQLMRNLKVYTGADHPHVAQKPEVLNVAMMNEKNIRRDQ; encoded by the coding sequence ATGCATACAAAGTCATTGAAAGCGAAAGAAATCGACAAGAAATGGGTGCTTGTAGACGCTGAGAATCTCGTGTTGGGCAGAATGGCAAGCGTGATTGCAATGCGCCTTAAAGGTAAGCACAAACCATCTTATACACCGCACATGGATTGTGGTGATAATGTTGTTGTAATTAATGCAGATAAAGTGCATCTTACAGGCAAAAAGATGGAAGATAAAGTATTCTATCGTCACACAGGTTATCCTGGCGGAATTAAGGAAGAGAACGCGAAGGAGCGTCTTCAAGGGCATCATCCTGAAACTCTTGTAAAAAAAGCTGTTGAAAGAATGCTATCCAAAGGCCCATTGAGAAATCAATTAATGCGTAACCTGAAAGTTTACACAGGTGCAGATCATCCACATGTAGCGCAAAAACCAGAAGTTTTGAATGTTGCTATGATGAATGAGAAGAACATAAGGAGAGATCAATAA
- the rpsT gene encoding 30S ribosomal protein S20 has product MANHKSAEKMIRKITKRTAVNKNRRSLVKTAVKKAEVALGIRVGSTAPALAPTEAKPVLVAAERQLMRAAQKGAINKKAASRKVSRLNKKLKTLAS; this is encoded by the coding sequence ATGGCTAATCATAAAAGTGCGGAAAAAATGATCCGCAAGATCACAAAAAGAACGGCTGTGAATAAGAATAGAAGATCTTTGGTGAAGACGGCTGTGAAAAAAGCTGAGGTTGCATTAGGTATAAGAGTTGGTTCTACAGCTCCAGCTTTGGCGCCAACTGAAGCTAAGCCAGTTTTGGTAGCAGCAGAAAGGCAACTGATGCGCGCAGCACAAAAAGGTGCGATCAACAAAAAAGCAGCATCTCGCAAAGTTTCAAGATTGAACAAGAAGTTAAAAACTCTCGCGTCTTAA
- a CDS encoding NAD(P)/FAD-dependent oxidoreductase, with the protein MSQNSPEIAIIGAGPVGLFSVYANGMMGYRSYLFDFQEELGGQCVLYKDKPIYDIPAYPKITAEKLVRKLKKQHKPFRPEYRLKEQVLDIQKTDDGFTLTTDKDTVNVKAVVIAGGIGAFGPRKPPLSNIEEFEDKSVFYHVSDKSMFKDKNIVIAGGGDSAVDWALELSKIAGQVYLVHRRTKFRCHDSSEQALDKLIESGKVILKAPGQVKALHGNDGVLTQVDVQNIQDDSIDAIKADFFLPFFGLSADLGPILKWDLDLKKDMIPVDVTTMRSPKEGIYAIGDIAHYDNKQKLIAIGFTEAFTAAHNIRAYLNPGKVFHFEYSTTKGVKEL; encoded by the coding sequence ATGTCGCAAAATTCTCCCGAAATCGCAATCATCGGCGCAGGCCCTGTTGGATTATTCTCTGTTTATGCCAATGGCATGATGGGGTATCGCTCTTACCTCTTTGATTTCCAAGAAGAACTCGGTGGCCAATGTGTCTTATATAAAGACAAGCCAATTTACGACATCCCCGCCTACCCCAAAATCACAGCAGAAAAATTGGTGCGCAAGCTGAAAAAACAGCACAAACCCTTTCGTCCTGAATATCGCTTAAAAGAGCAGGTTCTGGATATTCAAAAAACTGATGATGGATTCACGTTAACAACGGACAAAGACACAGTCAACGTAAAAGCTGTTGTGATTGCTGGTGGTATCGGGGCATTTGGCCCGCGCAAACCGCCATTGTCCAACATTGAAGAATTTGAAGATAAATCTGTGTTTTATCATGTGTCAGATAAATCTATGTTTAAAGATAAAAATATTGTCATCGCCGGCGGAGGTGATTCTGCCGTCGATTGGGCGTTAGAATTATCTAAAATTGCTGGGCAAGTATATTTAGTACACCGACGCACAAAGTTTCGTTGCCACGATTCTAGTGAGCAAGCGTTAGATAAATTGATTGAATCTGGGAAAGTGATCTTAAAAGCACCTGGGCAAGTGAAAGCATTACATGGAAATGATGGTGTTTTAACGCAAGTGGATGTGCAAAACATTCAAGATGATAGCATTGATGCGATAAAAGCAGATTTCTTTTTGCCTTTTTTTGGATTATCTGCTGATTTGGGGCCTATTTTGAAATGGGATTTGGATTTGAAAAAAGATATGATCCCTGTTGATGTTACAACCATGCGCTCACCTAAAGAGGGTATTTACGCCATTGGCGACATTGCACATTATGACAATAAGCAAAAATTAATTGCGATTGGATTTACAGAAGCATTTACTGCTGCTCACAATATTCGTGCTTATTTGAATCCTGGAAAAGTGTTTCACTTTGAGTATTCTACGACGAAGGGTGTGAAGGAGTTGTAG